TATCGGCAGGTGTTTATTCCAATCCCAATAGTGGTCAATTTATCGATGAATTAAATAATTCGCTTTCTACCACTATTTATTCAACCGTATTTGGCTCAGGAAGAGGGACTCCTGATATTTCACCTACGGCATTTTTAGTAGATAAATGTGAAAATATTTATATTTCTGGTTGGGGCGGAAAATTATATGGATACAATCAGCCGACCAGTTCTGTAATTGGGATGCCTATAACCAGCAATGCTTTTCAGCCGACTACCAATGATGGCGATTTTTATTTTGCAGTTTTTCAACGAAACCTCGCATCGCTTTGGTACGGTACTTTTTTCGGTGGTCCGATTAGTCAGGAGCATGTAGATGGCGGTACCAGTCGTTTTGATAAATCAGGAATGATGTATCAAGCAATCTGCGGTGGCTGTGGTGGAAATTCAGACATGCCTACTACTCCTGGTGTATGGTCAAATACGAACAAAAGTAATAATTGCAACAATGCGCTTGTTAAATTTCGTTTTGATTTAACCAATACGGTTGCTGCTTACAACGTTTTTCCAAATCCTGCCGAAGGCTGCGCGCCCTTTACTGTGGCTTTTACCAATACAAGTTTGAATGGAACATCGTATTATTGGAATTTTGGTGATGGAGATACTTCGAATTTAGTTGCTCCAACACATACCTATATGAATCCTGGGACATATAATGTGGAATTGATTGGCACCAACCCAACTACCTGTAATATCAGAGATACTGCCTATGGTATTGTAATTGTATTACCGCCGCTTACAATTAATCATGAACCCGATATGACCATTTGTAAAGGAGATACCGTTCATTTTAACGCAACAGGAGGGACGAGCTACGCATGGGTTCCGCCGACAGGCTTAAGCAATGCTTTTATTGCCAATCCTGTGGTATATCCACCTGCCACCACCAGTTACACTGTTAATATAAGTACTACAGCTTGCCAATCATCAGATACCATAAATGTAAAGGTCAATCAAAACCAAACACATATTACGTCCTCTGGTCCAACAGTTTTTTGTCCACCTTCGGCGGTGTTTCTAAATGTCGGAAATCGCTATACGTCTTATTCTTGGTTAGGAGGACAAAGTACATCTAATATTACCGTCAATCAATCTGGTGAATACATCGTGCATACAGTTGATTCAAATGGATGTAAAGGCACTGATTCTATTGCGATACAAGTATATGCGCCCGTCGTTCCTGCTATTTCTAAGGATACTGTTATTTGCCAAGGACAATCAGTTCAACTCAACGCGTCTGGTGGAATTTCGTGTCAGTGGTATCCCAATGAGGCATTGAATAATAATGAAATATTTAATCCAATCGCCAATCCGCTTTCAAACATCACTTACAAAGTAAATATTTCCAATGGGCATTGCAATGCGATAGATACAGTAACTGTTCACGTAAAACCGATTCCTTACGTTTATGCGGGAGAAGATGTAACCATTTTACCCGGTGAAACTACTGTTTTACAAGCCAGCGGAGATTCTAATTATTTATGGTATCCGCCGTATGGTTTAAGTTGTACCCATTGTGCAAATCCCTCCGTAAGCCCAGATAGCACCACTACTTATTACGTTACCGTGAGTAATGCGTTTGGGTGTTCTGCTACGGATACGGTTACGATTTATGTGCAACCTACTTTGTACATTCCCAATGCTTTTACGCCGAATGGAGATGGTGTAAACGATGTTTTTGCGCCGAAATTTTTCGGAATAAAAACACTGCAAGTTTATATTTACAATCGTTGGGGAGAATTAATTTATCAATGGAATACCTTGAATGGTTTTTGGGATGGGAAAATGAATGGTCGCACCGTTCAGGAAGATGTATATGTGTATTTGTTAGAAGCTGTTACTGATCGTAATGTTTCCATTAAACGTACTGGAACCGTTACGGTTGTACGTTAGTTTTTTTCTTTTTTCTTGATGAAAATTCGAGACCCAAAAAACAGGTTTGAAAAATTATTTTTTCGAAGCGCTTTTTTTGAGAATTTTATTTTCGTTTTAATTCAATCACGGTAATTTCAGGCGACATTCCCACTCTGCCCGGAAAGCCAATAAAACCCAATCCTCTGTTTACGTATAAAAATTGTTTTCTTTCTTGATACAATCCGCCCCAGCGTGGATAACGCATTTTTACCGGACTCCATTGCAAATTGCCAATTTTAAAACCAAATTGCATACCGTGAGTATGTCCGGAAAGCGTTAAATCGATGTTTGTTTTTTTCAATACTTCCAAATCCCAATGCGATGGATCGTGAGAAAGTAGTAATTGAAAATTATTTTTTGGAACACCTTCCAAGGCTTTTTTTAAATTTCCGTATTGTTTAAAAGGTGGTTTTCCCCAATTTTCAACGCCGATGAGCGAGATTTGTTCTCCTTTATTTTCGAGCGTTACATTTTCATTTAATAATAATCGGAAACCAATTTCGTGATGAAACTCCTTCAAACGATCGAGATTTTTATTCTTTTCTTCTTCGGAATCCCATCCGCCATAATCGCCGTAATCGTGGTTTCCGAGAATTGAAAATTTACCTTTTTTTGCGTTTATCTTTTCTAAAGTAGGTTTCCAACCATCGGTTTCGCTTGCGTAATTATTCACCAAATCGCCCGTAAAAAAAACATAATCCGCATTTTGTTTGTTGATTAAATTTATGGCTTTTTCTAAATTTATATAATGATTGTTGAAACTACCGATGTGTATATCAGAAATCTGGACAATCCGTAAACCGTCAAATGCAGCAGGTAAATGATCGAATGATAGAATTTTTTTTCGGACGGTAAAATTATATTTCCCAAAAATAATTCCGTAAAGAATGGCGAAAAAAAGAAATGCCCAAACAACAATTCCAATTTTTGTAAAGAGCGTAAAATGTACGTTCGAAAAATTATTTTTTGGAAGCAGTTTAAAAAGTAAAGAACTGGCGTCGTTAATGGCTTGAAAAAAAACGAAAAAAAGTTTCGGAATTAAATCTAAAATCAATAAACCGAAAAGCGAATAAGCGAAGGAAATAAATTTTTTCGAACGACTTTTTGTTTGAAAATATTTTACCGTTATGGCAATACCAATATACAATACAACTGAAAATAACCAATAGGAAACGTACAAAAATGTTTTTAGGATTTCGTTATTTAAAACAACCGCTATGTATCGAATGCCTTGAAAAGCGTAGATGTCTGCGAGTAATAAAACTAAAATCAATAATGAAATTTGGGAAACACTTCTTTTCATAAAATTATTTTTTTGGGTTGTGATTGTCAATTATCGTGCCTCTCGAAAAATTATTTTTTTGAATGCCAAAATGGCAAAATTATTTTTTTGAATGGCAAAATTAGATTTCAATTAAACTTTCATTCCTTTTTTTTGTCGGAATAGTTAAGTTACAAATATTTTTTTATATTTGTGTACTCTAAAAATTAAAAGTGTAATTCTCTTTTATCAATTAATAAATTTAAAAACAAAAAACATGAAAAAAACATCACTATTCCTAATGGGTGTTGGAATTGTTTTTGGCGCTACGGCACAAAATGCTGTAAAGACAAACAAAAATGCCATTATCAAACCAATTCTTTTAGCGAGAGCTCCAGCCATTTCGGTGGAAAATGCAAACACAAAAGCAACTAGTTTTTCGGCACATGCTTTGAGACCACGTATTGTAAGCGGTTATTCTACACAATCAGCTCTTATTTCGAGCGAAACTTCTATCGGTAGTTCGTACAACGCGTTTGGAACTTCTGACGCAGATTGTAGAGCACTTACTGCTGACCAAGATTTAAACATTGTGAATTTTGCCCATCGCCAAAATAATGGCGCTGCTGGTGGAAGTGGATTAGTAATGAGCAGTTCAGCTAATTTTAGCAATGCTTGTTCTGCAGCTGCATGGGACAGTACATTAATGGTTTATAACGAACAATACATGAGCTACTCAGGTGGTCGTTATCCTTCTGGTATGATTTACAATCCTTCTGGAAATACAGTTGTTGATAGTGCTTTTGTAGTTATTAGCGGTCCGATTACCAACGGTACTAAATGGATTGGAAATTATTTCGCCAGTTCTAATTATGCTGGTCATCACCAACACAATTTTGTAATTCCTGAACCAGGATTGTTGCACGATAGTGCAGGAGTAATGTTTCAATATTTTGCAGCCATTAACTCTCAAACAACAGATGATGGAGTTGCACACGTATTGGGCGAGCGCGTGAATGCAAATGCACCAGCTTCTACCACCACCAATCTTTTATCAGATGGAGTAGTGGTGAACAATGGTATTTTTGATGCTGTAGCAGATACGTTTAAATGGTCACAAACAAGAATTTACGAACAATTTTCGCATGGTAATACCAACCAAGAATACGGTACTTCTGGAAATATGGCTTGGTCGCAAGACGGAACTGTTGGTTACGTAGTTTTTATCGGACACGATTCTGTAACTCAATATAATGGAACTTTCGAACCAATTGTTTTCAAAACAACAAATAGCGGAGGAACATGGACAAAAATGACCGTGTACGATTATTCTACCATCGCTAACATTACGGCTAAATTGCCAGCTATCCAAAGTTCGTCAAAAGTTGTTCCTTTCTTTTACGGAGGAGCAGGAAACGGTATTGGTTTAACGGTGGATGCGAATTACAATTTGCACATTGCTTGCCAAATCAATGGTGTAGCCAATGTTACCAATAATTCGGATTCCTTGCAGGTTTACAAAAAACAACAATTGTTTGATGTTTATACTACATCAACAGGTTGGAATGCGTTATGGATTGATTCCTTGAATGCACAATACAATACGGCAGCTACTACCCCAACTTGGGCAGGGTCCCCATCTACTGAAAACCTTGGAAATGGCGCTAGATTACAAGTCTCCAGAACAAAAGATGGAAAAAAAGTATTTTACGAGTGGATGGATACTGATCCGAATATTGATACATTAAATGCTTACCCTAATGTACTTGCAAAAGGTTTTGATGTAACTACTAACTTCCAAACGCCTGTTGTTAATTTTAGTGTAGGAACACCCTTTGATGCCAGTATGTGGTGGATGTTTGCATCCAACATTACGATGGTACAAACTGGAAGTCCGAATGTATATACGATTCCAACAACAAGAACGAACAACGCTTCTCAAACTTCCACTTCGGCAGTTCAGCATTATTACATGTGCAGCGTATCGTTTACTGAAAATGATTTCAGTCCATTGGCTGTGAATGAATTAGCAGCTAACGCGATGTCGGTTTCACAAAATTTTCCGAATCCGTTTAGTAAATCTACTTCGTTTGTGGTAAGTTTATCTCAAACAAGTAATGTAACGATAAAAGTTTACAACACGCTCGGACAATTAGTAATGGAAACAAATAATAACAATTTGTCTGTTGGAAAACACACGATGAAATTAGATGCTGCTAAATTATCTGCAGGACTTTATTTTTACAGTGTGAAAGTAGGCGATAACATTGTAACACATAAAATGATTGTTCAATAATT
This is a stretch of genomic DNA from Bacteroidia bacterium. It encodes these proteins:
- a CDS encoding gliding motility-associated C-terminal domain-containing protein, which encodes FKIQQSYNNKFPLIIDPTLIFSTFTGSTVDNWGMSATYDAFGDAYTSGIAFGVGYPVTTGAFQGSYAGGGHGGIDTTSSFYMGYVHTDISVSKFDPAGSTLLYSTYLGGSNNEQPQSIIVDNNNDLLIFGRTYSSDFPTTPGAYSSTLKGGADMIITKFDATGATLLASTYIGGSKDDGVNITSYENVLSSLKYNYSDDARGDILVDNNNNIYIAACTQSSDFPTTSGAFQTTFQGGLQDGCVFKLDASLRTLIWSTFLGGHDDDAAYSMAFDNLQNIFVTGGTVSKNFPTTAGALHTIFQGGFSDGFLTHFTNSGALMQSTYIGTSGYDQSYFVQTDRYGNPYLYGQTSGAYPVSAGVYSNPNSGQFIDELNNSLSTTIYSTVFGSGRGTPDISPTAFLVDKCENIYISGWGGKLYGYNQPTSSVIGMPITSNAFQPTTNDGDFYFAVFQRNLASLWYGTFFGGPISQEHVDGGTSRFDKSGMMYQAICGGCGGNSDMPTTPGVWSNTNKSNNCNNALVKFRFDLTNTVAAYNVFPNPAEGCAPFTVAFTNTSLNGTSYYWNFGDGDTSNLVAPTHTYMNPGTYNVELIGTNPTTCNIRDTAYGIVIVLPPLTINHEPDMTICKGDTVHFNATGGTSYAWVPPTGLSNAFIANPVVYPPATTSYTVNISTTACQSSDTINVKVNQNQTHITSSGPTVFCPPSAVFLNVGNRYTSYSWLGGQSTSNITVNQSGEYIVHTVDSNGCKGTDSIAIQVYAPVVPAISKDTVICQGQSVQLNASGGISCQWYPNEALNNNEIFNPIANPLSNITYKVNISNGHCNAIDTVTVHVKPIPYVYAGEDVTILPGETTVLQASGDSNYLWYPPYGLSCTHCANPSVSPDSTTTYYVTVSNAFGCSATDTVTIYVQPTLYIPNAFTPNGDGVNDVFAPKFFGIKTLQVYIYNRWGELIYQWNTLNGFWDGKMNGRTVQEDVYVYLLEAVTDRNVSIKRTGTVTVVR
- a CDS encoding metallophosphoesterase, which produces MKRSVSQISLLILVLLLADIYAFQGIRYIAVVLNNEILKTFLYVSYWLFSVVLYIGIAITVKYFQTKSRSKKFISFAYSLFGLLILDLIPKLFFVFFQAINDASSLLFKLLPKNNFSNVHFTLFTKIGIVVWAFLFFAILYGIIFGKYNFTVRKKILSFDHLPAAFDGLRIVQISDIHIGSFNNHYINLEKAINLINKQNADYVFFTGDLVNNYASETDGWKPTLEKINAKKGKFSILGNHDYGDYGGWDSEEEKNKNLDRLKEFHHEIGFRLLLNENVTLENKGEQISLIGVENWGKPPFKQYGNLKKALEGVPKNNFQLLLSHDPSHWDLEVLKKTNIDLTLSGHTHGMQFGFKIGNLQWSPVKMRYPRWGGLYQERKQFLYVNRGLGFIGFPGRVGMSPEITVIELKRK
- a CDS encoding T9SS type A sorting domain-containing protein, which produces MKKTSLFLMGVGIVFGATAQNAVKTNKNAIIKPILLARAPAISVENANTKATSFSAHALRPRIVSGYSTQSALISSETSIGSSYNAFGTSDADCRALTADQDLNIVNFAHRQNNGAAGGSGLVMSSSANFSNACSAAAWDSTLMVYNEQYMSYSGGRYPSGMIYNPSGNTVVDSAFVVISGPITNGTKWIGNYFASSNYAGHHQHNFVIPEPGLLHDSAGVMFQYFAAINSQTTDDGVAHVLGERVNANAPASTTTNLLSDGVVVNNGIFDAVADTFKWSQTRIYEQFSHGNTNQEYGTSGNMAWSQDGTVGYVVFIGHDSVTQYNGTFEPIVFKTTNSGGTWTKMTVYDYSTIANITAKLPAIQSSSKVVPFFYGGAGNGIGLTVDANYNLHIACQINGVANVTNNSDSLQVYKKQQLFDVYTTSTGWNALWIDSLNAQYNTAATTPTWAGSPSTENLGNGARLQVSRTKDGKKVFYEWMDTDPNIDTLNAYPNVLAKGFDVTTNFQTPVVNFSVGTPFDASMWWMFASNITMVQTGSPNVYTIPTTRTNNASQTSTSAVQHYYMCSVSFTENDFSPLAVNELAANAMSVSQNFPNPFSKSTSFVVSLSQTSNVTIKVYNTLGQLVMETNNNNLSVGKHTMKLDAAKLSAGLYFYSVKVGDNIVTHKMIVQ